A single window of Onychomys torridus unplaced genomic scaffold, mOncTor1.1, whole genome shotgun sequence DNA harbors:
- the LOC118575279 gene encoding vomeronasal type-1 receptor 4-like, producing the protein MDFWNLTIKIILLSETTAGILGNFSLLYYYRVHYAESKLKPTHLIYMHLMAANTVIILSTGVPNTMAAFGLKQFLSNSTCTLILFIQRVGRSVSIATTCLLSVFQVITISHKECCFKEKIKASKYIGCSIALLWYLYMLINVIFPVYSLIRRNSKNLTRKRDFGYCSTVGRDEISDSLYSALVVCPEIFFSLLMAWSSGSMIVILYRHKQRIQYIHSSHGSSRICFESKATQRILALVSIFLSFYTLSSILQGCVALLYNHSWWLVNIICLTSLGFPCFAPFVHINHYSGVPRLSFVWIRNKISSSYF; encoded by the coding sequence ATGGACTTCTGGAATCTGACCatcaaaatcattttattgtcAGAAACTACagctggaattctgggaaatttctctcttctttactACTATCGAGTTCACTATGCAGAAAGCAAATTAAAGCCTACACATTTGATTTACATGCACTTAATGGCAGCCAACACTGTGATTATTCTCTCTACAGGAGTGCCAAATACAATGGCAGCTTTTGGATTGAAGCAGTTTTTAAGCAATTCTACATGTACATTAATTTTGTTCATTCAAAGAGTTGGCCGGAGTGTGTCCATTGCCACTACCTGCCTTTTGAGTGTCTTCCAAGTCATCACCATCAGTCATAAGGAATGCTGCTTTAAGGAAAAAATCAAAGCTTCAAAGTACATTGGCTGCTCCATTGCCCTCCTCTGGTATTTGTACATGTTGATAAATGTCATTTTCCCTGTATACTCACTTATTAGAAGGAATAGTAAAAATCTGACAAGGAAACGAGATTTTGGATACTGTTCCACTGTAGGGAGGGATGAAATCAGTGACTCTCTCTATTCAGCACTGGTGGTGTGCCCTGAAATCTTCTTTTCTTTGCTCATGGCCTGGTCCAGTGGCTCCATGATTGTCATCCTGTACAGACACAAGCAGAGGATTCAATACATCCATAGCTCTCATGGTTCCAGTAGAATCTGCTTTGagtccaaagctacccagagaatcCTAGCCCTGGtgtctatctttctgtctttttatactctctcctccatcttacaAGGCTGTGTTGCGCTTTTGTATAATCACAGTTGGTGGCTGGTGAACATCATTTGCCTCACTTCTCTGGGTTTTCCTTGTTTTGCACCATTTGTTCATATAAATCATTACTCAGGAGTACCTAGACTCAGTTTTGTCTGGATAAGAAATAAGATCTCTAGTTCTTACTTTAG